TTTGTTTCATCTATTCTTTTTAGAGCTAATTGAGTTAACTCTAAAGATGAAAAAGTTTTTTTAAGAAGCTCTGTTTGGATTTCTGTAATTGACTTGTATAAAATATCTGAATCAGGCAAATTAACCCTCTATTTAATTACTAATATTCAAACAATACCATATTTAATTGTTATTTTGCTTAAACATTGATGAAATAATAAAAATAAATAATATTAAAAATACTATTAATATATTAGATATTCCAATAATTTGAAAAACACTTTGGTAAGAGAAGCTTTCAAGTAAAATCCCCATTAATATTGGCCCTGCAACTTTCCCAAAGTTCCTTATTGAACCTACTATTCCCATCACTGTTCCAATAGTATCAT
Above is a window of SAR202 cluster bacterium DNA encoding:
- a CDS encoding MFS transporter, with amino-acid sequence LLSLSMFFVSFTINTSTIFIPAILIGVAEASVLPSALALVSEYSKNDTIGTVMGIVGSIRNFGKVAGPILMGILLESFSYQSVFQIIGISNILIVFLILFIFIISSMFKQNNN